The following are from one region of the Geoalkalibacter subterraneus genome:
- a CDS encoding 3'-5' exoribonuclease YhaM family protein, whose amino-acid sequence MKQVYVKDVKERNWVECPFLVRDKIMAMAKNGKPYMTLKLMDRTGEIEGRVWDRVDEFSSRFEKDDFIFARGKASVYMGKMQLVVQDLERLDEASIDLGDYLPTSDCDPAEMEARLRDKVANIGDSHLRRLMESFLADDDFLRRFVMAPAAKAMHHVYLGGLLEHSLAVADLVDDVSGRYPGLNRDLLVTGALLHDVGKIDELCYARSFDYTDEGKLIGHIVIGTELVEDKIRDLEGFPRKTAVLLKHLLLSHHGQYEYGSPKRPKTVEAVILNFLDDLDSKINGVRTHIEREPDNPSGWTSYHRLYDRYFFKDATPANEVLSDQADSRPSTDQARTTPQPAVKPAAAPAKKDATQSNKEDRPRRRANKGFTLGEQLRGKSLDLFSTENSEKE is encoded by the coding sequence GTGAAGCAGGTTTATGTCAAGGATGTAAAGGAACGTAACTGGGTGGAGTGCCCCTTTCTGGTGCGCGATAAAATCATGGCGATGGCCAAGAACGGCAAACCCTACATGACGCTCAAGCTCATGGATCGCACCGGTGAGATCGAAGGACGGGTCTGGGACCGGGTCGATGAATTCTCCAGCCGTTTTGAAAAGGACGATTTCATCTTCGCTCGCGGCAAGGCGAGTGTCTACATGGGCAAAATGCAGCTGGTCGTGCAGGACCTTGAGCGCCTCGATGAGGCGAGTATCGATCTGGGCGACTACCTGCCGACCTCCGACTGTGATCCTGCGGAGATGGAGGCCAGGCTGCGCGACAAAGTTGCAAACATCGGCGACAGCCATCTGCGCCGCCTGATGGAGAGCTTCCTGGCCGATGACGATTTTCTCAGGCGTTTTGTCATGGCCCCTGCGGCAAAGGCCATGCACCATGTCTACCTTGGCGGGTTGCTGGAACACAGCCTGGCGGTGGCCGACCTTGTTGACGACGTCAGCGGGCGCTATCCCGGCCTCAATCGCGATCTGCTGGTGACCGGCGCTCTGCTGCACGATGTGGGCAAAATCGATGAATTGTGCTATGCGCGATCCTTCGACTATACAGATGAAGGCAAGCTGATCGGCCATATCGTCATCGGCACAGAATTGGTCGAAGATAAAATCCGTGACCTTGAAGGGTTCCCCCGCAAAACCGCGGTGCTGCTCAAACATCTGCTTCTGTCGCATCACGGGCAGTACGAGTATGGTTCCCCCAAACGGCCCAAGACGGTTGAAGCGGTTATCCTGAATTTCCTCGACGATCTGGACTCCAAGATCAACGGCGTGCGTACCCATATTGAACGTGAGCCGGACAATCCGAGCGGTTGGACCAGCTATCACCGGCTTTATGATCGATACTTTTTCAAGGACGCAACGCCGGCCAATGAAGTTCTGTCCGATCAGGCTGACTCCCGGCCATCGACAGACCAAGCGCGTACCACGCCGCAGCCTGCCGTTAAACCTGCGGCTGCGCCCGCGAAGAAAGACGCCACGCAAAGCAATAAAGAGGATCGCCCCCGGCGCCGCGCCAATAAAGGCTTCACTCTGGGCGAGCAGCTGCGCGGCAAAAGTCTGGATCTGTTTTCCACTGAAAATTCCGAGAAGGAGTAG
- a CDS encoding MBL fold metallo-hydrolase, translating into MILERLAVGPLQVNCFIIACPETLEAAVVDPGDEGARILELAQSRGLNVRMVINTHGHFDHIGGNRYLVEQTGAELLLHRDDLPLFDKAGEHAATFGFKTEPSPQPNRLLEGGETLKLGNLEISVLATPGHSPGGISLYVAPHVFTGDALFAQSIGRTDLPGGDLDQLLGAIRDNLLVLPDETLVHPGHGPDSTIGREKVLNPFLR; encoded by the coding sequence GTGATTCTAGAACGTCTGGCGGTCGGGCCGCTGCAGGTCAACTGTTTTATCATCGCCTGTCCGGAAACCCTGGAAGCTGCAGTCGTCGACCCCGGGGACGAAGGGGCGCGGATTCTGGAATTGGCGCAGAGCCGGGGACTCAATGTCCGCATGGTGATCAATACCCATGGTCATTTCGATCACATCGGCGGAAACCGCTATCTGGTGGAGCAGACTGGTGCAGAGCTTCTGCTCCACCGGGATGATCTGCCCCTTTTTGACAAAGCCGGCGAACATGCCGCGACCTTCGGCTTTAAAACCGAGCCGTCGCCGCAGCCGAACCGCCTGCTCGAAGGGGGAGAGACCCTGAAGCTTGGAAATCTGGAAATCTCGGTGTTGGCGACTCCGGGCCATTCGCCGGGCGGCATTTCACTGTATGTGGCGCCCCATGTCTTTACCGGCGATGCCCTGTTTGCCCAATCCATCGGCCGCACCGATCTACCCGGCGGCGATCTCGACCAATTGCTTGGCGCCATCCGCGACAATCTGCTGGTGCTGCCGGATGAAACCCTGGTTCATCCCGGACATGGGCCGGACAGCACCATCGGTCGGGAGAAAGTGCTGAATCCTTTTCTGCGATGA
- the coaBC gene encoding bifunctional phosphopantothenoylcysteine decarboxylase/phosphopantothenate--cysteine ligase CoaBC produces MLHDKTIVLGVTGGIAAYKAAELTRLYVKAGADVHVIMTRGAQEFITPLTLQTLSSNPVHTEMFNLLSEREVGHISLADRADVFVVAPATANLVGKVAGGIADDLLTTTIMATKAPVLLAPAMNVNMWENPIYQRNQADLEQLGYHFVQPVEGFLACGWEGKGKLADPAEIFEETIGLTLPNDLAGETVLVTAGPTREEIDPVRYISNYSSGKMGYAIARAARLRGAKVVLVSGPSALPQPVGVERICVTSAAEMKEAVLARCDEATIIVKAAAVADYRPAHRAEHKMKKHNTDALNLELEKNPDILSELGRRKGHRTLVGFAAETRDLLENARKKLTEKNLDLIVANDITQQHAGFDVDTNVVRLLAPDGSEEILPEMSKDEVAHRLLDRILALRG; encoded by the coding sequence ATGCTGCATGACAAGACGATCGTCCTGGGTGTGACCGGCGGCATTGCCGCCTATAAAGCGGCCGAGCTGACCCGGCTCTACGTCAAAGCCGGCGCCGATGTGCATGTCATCATGACGCGCGGCGCCCAGGAGTTTATAACCCCTCTGACGCTGCAGACCCTGAGCTCCAACCCGGTGCACACCGAGATGTTCAACCTGCTCAGTGAACGTGAAGTGGGGCACATCTCGCTGGCCGACCGGGCCGACGTTTTCGTGGTGGCGCCCGCCACTGCCAACCTGGTGGGTAAAGTTGCCGGCGGTATTGCCGATGACCTGTTGACCACCACCATCATGGCGACCAAGGCCCCGGTTCTGCTGGCGCCGGCGATGAATGTCAACATGTGGGAAAACCCGATCTATCAACGTAACCAGGCGGATCTGGAACAGCTGGGCTACCATTTCGTGCAGCCCGTGGAGGGATTTCTGGCCTGCGGTTGGGAAGGGAAGGGCAAGCTGGCGGATCCGGCGGAGATCTTCGAGGAGACCATTGGGCTGACGCTGCCCAATGATCTGGCGGGAGAGACGGTGCTGGTCACCGCGGGCCCAACTCGGGAGGAGATCGACCCGGTGCGTTATATCAGCAACTACTCCTCCGGCAAGATGGGCTACGCCATTGCGCGTGCGGCGCGCCTGCGCGGCGCAAAGGTGGTGCTGGTCAGCGGCCCCTCAGCGTTGCCGCAGCCCGTTGGCGTCGAGCGCATCTGCGTGACGAGCGCCGCTGAAATGAAAGAGGCTGTGCTGGCCCGGTGCGACGAGGCCACTATTATCGTCAAGGCCGCTGCCGTTGCCGATTATCGGCCTGCCCATCGCGCTGAACACAAGATGAAAAAACACAATACCGATGCCCTGAATCTTGAACTGGAGAAAAATCCGGACATCCTCTCGGAACTCGGCCGCCGCAAGGGACATCGCACTCTGGTCGGGTTTGCCGCCGAAACGCGTGACCTGCTGGAAAATGCGCGCAAGAAACTGACGGAGAAAAATCTTGACCTGATCGTTGCCAACGATATCACCCAGCAGCACGCCGGTTTCGATGTCGATACCAATGTGGTTCGGCTGCTCGCGCCGGACGGCAGTGAAGAGATCCTGCCGGAGATGTCGAAGGATGAGGTTGCCCACCGTTTGCTCGACCGCATTCTTGCGTTGCGTGGCTAA
- a CDS encoding zinc dependent phospholipase C family protein: MVSKIFLAVVLAMILWPGDAYAWGIGIHLQLGSHILDNLQLLPAALRGLLAAHPHDFLYGCISADITLGKKFTHYLNHCHSWRLGRKILAASVTDRQKACAHGYLAHLAADTIAHSYFVPFKMVRTYNTLMLKHAYWELRFEATVDPEIWRIARKIARKDFRENDTMMRSVLSDTIFSFNTNKRLFNSLLLLNRLQQWQKVLRSISITSKYDLPGESRDEYLDLAKEATESILCEMDGSPYWKADPTGERALSAARMVRKNLHLLHMDGKLGDEQSEEIILGFKNCFREGITRPREILDLLSNCEAVERKTA, encoded by the coding sequence ATGGTTTCGAAAATATTTCTGGCCGTCGTGTTAGCCATGATTCTGTGGCCCGGGGATGCATATGCCTGGGGCATCGGCATCCACCTGCAACTCGGCAGCCACATCCTCGACAACCTTCAACTCCTGCCGGCGGCACTTCGGGGGCTGCTCGCGGCGCATCCGCATGATTTTCTCTATGGATGCATCAGCGCGGATATCACTCTGGGCAAGAAGTTCACTCACTACCTCAACCACTGCCATTCCTGGCGGCTGGGACGCAAGATTCTTGCAGCCTCCGTCACGGATCGACAGAAGGCCTGCGCTCACGGCTACCTGGCCCACCTGGCGGCCGATACCATTGCGCACTCTTATTTCGTGCCCTTCAAGATGGTGCGCACCTACAATACGCTGATGCTCAAACATGCGTATTGGGAACTGCGCTTCGAGGCCACGGTCGATCCCGAGATCTGGCGCATCGCCCGCAAAATCGCGCGCAAGGATTTCCGCGAAAACGACACCATGATGCGCAGCGTGCTGTCGGATACCATCTTTTCCTTCAATACCAACAAACGCCTCTTCAACTCACTGCTGCTGCTCAACCGTCTGCAACAGTGGCAGAAGGTGCTGCGCTCCATCTCAATCACCTCGAAATACGATCTGCCCGGCGAAAGCCGTGACGAGTACCTGGACCTGGCCAAAGAAGCCACCGAAAGCATCCTGTGCGAGATGGATGGCAGCCCTTACTGGAAGGCCGATCCCACCGGCGAAAGAGCATTGTCCGCCGCGCGCATGGTGCGCAAGAACCTTCATCTTCTCCATATGGACGGCAAACTCGGCGACGAGCAGTCTGAAGAAATCATACTCGGGTTCAAAAACTGTTTCCGCGAGGGGATCACCCGGCCCCGTGAAATCCTCGATCTTCTGTCGAACTGTGAAGCGGTGGAACGCAAGACCGCTTAG
- a CDS encoding uracil-DNA glycosylase yields the protein MSVKVMMPSSDKKEIADLCAQVRGLLQDFEHLGVNEVFVQDPPSELPRCPVGERPSDDEKMGCRPETLEEIAAELHNCQRCPLSKRRRNVVFGVGDPQAQLVFVGEGPGREEDEKGEPFVGEAGRLLDRILSAMGLNRDQVYICNVVKCRPPGNRDPLPEEIEHCEPYLKRQLATINPRVVVALGRFAVQTLLRDSAPISRLRGHWREYEGIALMPTFHPAFLLRKPAMKREVWEDMKQVLHRLRELRD from the coding sequence GTGAGTGTAAAGGTGATGATGCCCTCTTCGGATAAAAAAGAAATTGCCGATCTGTGCGCTCAGGTTCGTGGTCTGCTGCAGGATTTCGAACACCTCGGCGTAAATGAGGTTTTTGTTCAGGACCCGCCGTCCGAGTTGCCTCGATGTCCGGTCGGCGAGCGACCGTCCGACGATGAGAAGATGGGGTGCCGCCCTGAGACCCTCGAAGAGATCGCTGCTGAATTGCACAACTGCCAGCGCTGCCCTTTGAGCAAGCGGCGCCGGAATGTGGTGTTTGGCGTTGGAGACCCTCAGGCGCAACTTGTGTTTGTCGGGGAAGGGCCGGGTCGAGAAGAGGATGAAAAAGGGGAGCCCTTTGTCGGTGAGGCCGGCAGACTGCTTGACCGTATTCTGTCCGCCATGGGCTTAAATCGCGATCAGGTTTATATCTGCAATGTCGTCAAGTGCCGCCCGCCGGGGAACCGCGACCCCCTTCCGGAAGAAATCGAGCACTGCGAGCCTTATCTCAAACGTCAATTGGCTACGATCAACCCCCGCGTTGTTGTTGCCCTGGGCCGCTTCGCCGTACAGACCCTGCTGCGTGATTCCGCACCTATCAGCCGGTTGCGCGGTCATTGGCGGGAGTATGAGGGAATTGCCCTGATGCCGACTTTTCACCCCGCCTTTCTGTTGCGAAAGCCGGCGATGAAGCGCGAGGTCTGGGAGGATATGAAACAGGTCCTGCACCGCTTGCGTGAACTGCGGGACTGA
- a CDS encoding DUF3135 domain-containing protein produces MEFSDQDNQAFFEELSQLYFQDQEQFELRRKALIEETIQTFPEDFQKRAHGLQFTIEARLQAYHDPIMRMNKMVEIFWEHFANFQEVVNNPEKVMRERQNARREAAVLPFPRPRH; encoded by the coding sequence ATGGAATTTTCCGATCAGGACAACCAGGCCTTCTTTGAAGAATTAAGTCAGCTCTATTTTCAGGACCAGGAGCAGTTTGAACTAAGACGCAAGGCGCTCATCGAAGAAACCATTCAGACCTTTCCGGAGGATTTTCAAAAACGCGCTCACGGACTTCAATTCACGATTGAAGCACGACTACAGGCGTATCATGACCCGATCATGCGCATGAACAAGATGGTCGAAATCTTCTGGGAACATTTCGCCAATTTTCAGGAAGTCGTCAACAACCCGGAAAAAGTCATGCGCGAACGCCAGAATGCGCGGAGAGAAGCGGCCGTTCTCCCCTTCCCACGCCCCAGGCATTGA
- a CDS encoding sigma-54-dependent transcriptional regulator — protein sequence MKSSTQILVIDDEAHNRQALTLLLSHSGYQVQSAVTGEEALEIMEKKPFEIIITDLFLPGVSGIDILKRVKEDSPYTSVILITGNASAETAVEAMKEGAFDYITKPFNFEKLKVIVAKAVEKSRLVAENLYLRQQLRGKYKFDNIIGNSLPMQQVFSRLERIVNTESTILILGESGTGKELVAKAIHYNSPRKDKPFVAINCGAIPADLLESELFGHAKGAFTGAVSEKAGKFEAADKGTIFLDEIGTMPMHLQMKLLRVLQEQEIERIGTTRKVKLNVRVVSATNADLEDQVKKGQFREDLYYRLNVIPIELPPLRERREDIALLARNFLQKFCQEMDRSLMSISPAAMTALENYAWPGNVRELENLIERTVALTDSEIIEPQDLPPYIGEASGTDSVLASAPRVTESGVNMPEIIGNIERTMIQEALELSNGVKARAANLLSINRTTLVEKIKRLKIET from the coding sequence ATGAAATCCAGCACACAGATTCTCGTGATCGACGACGAGGCACACAATCGGCAGGCACTCACTCTGCTGCTGTCTCATTCGGGCTATCAGGTTCAGTCAGCCGTCACCGGCGAAGAAGCCCTGGAGATCATGGAGAAAAAACCCTTTGAAATCATCATCACCGACCTGTTTCTGCCCGGCGTGAGCGGCATCGACATCCTGAAACGCGTCAAGGAAGACAGCCCCTACACCAGCGTCATCCTGATTACCGGCAACGCCTCGGCGGAAACTGCAGTTGAAGCCATGAAAGAAGGGGCGTTCGACTATATCACAAAACCCTTCAACTTTGAAAAACTCAAGGTCATCGTTGCCAAGGCGGTGGAAAAAAGCCGCCTCGTGGCCGAAAACCTCTATTTGCGACAACAGCTCAGAGGCAAATACAAATTCGACAATATCATCGGCAACAGCCTGCCGATGCAGCAGGTTTTCTCCCGCCTTGAGCGCATCGTCAACACCGAGTCAACCATTCTCATCCTGGGAGAATCGGGCACCGGCAAAGAGCTGGTCGCCAAAGCGATCCACTACAACAGCCCCCGCAAGGACAAACCCTTCGTAGCGATAAACTGCGGCGCAATCCCCGCCGACCTGCTGGAGAGCGAACTGTTCGGCCATGCCAAGGGGGCATTTACAGGCGCCGTTTCGGAAAAAGCCGGCAAATTCGAAGCGGCTGACAAAGGGACGATCTTTCTGGATGAAATCGGTACCATGCCGATGCACCTGCAGATGAAACTGCTGCGGGTCCTTCAGGAGCAGGAAATCGAGCGTATCGGGACGACCCGCAAGGTCAAACTCAACGTGCGGGTCGTTTCCGCAACCAACGCCGACCTGGAGGATCAGGTCAAAAAGGGGCAGTTTCGCGAAGACCTTTACTATCGCCTCAACGTGATCCCGATCGAGCTTCCGCCGCTCAGAGAACGACGTGAAGACATCGCCCTTCTGGCGCGCAATTTTCTGCAGAAATTCTGCCAGGAAATGGATCGCTCGCTGATGTCGATCTCCCCCGCGGCCATGACGGCGCTGGAGAATTACGCCTGGCCGGGCAATGTGCGCGAGCTGGAAAACCTCATAGAGCGCACGGTGGCGCTGACAGACAGCGAGATCATCGAACCGCAGGACCTGCCCCCCTATATCGGCGAAGCCAGCGGCACGGATTCGGTGCTGGCCAGCGCGCCACGCGTCACCGAGTCCGGCGTCAATATGCCTGAAATCATCGGCAATATTGAACGCACCATGATCCAGGAAGCGCTCGAGCTGAGCAATGGCGTCAAAGCGAGGGCCGCAAACCTGCTCAGCATCAATCGCACAACCCTGGTTGAAAAAATAAAACGCCTGAAAATTGAAACCTGA
- a CDS encoding NfeD family protein → MVRFQRFTFLLGLMCLVISGLVPSAAHCREGDTLSVLPVADVINPVVAGFVQDEIERANRLERRAVLLELDTPGGLDTSMRQIIQSILGSRIPVIVYVYPHGARAASAGALITLAADFAVMAPGTNLGAATPVSLTPPTGGGEQGEAMMKKVTNDAVAYARSLAEQRGRNQDWAEQIVTEGVSTPAHEALELGVVDFVAEDVQEMLSLLDGRVYLRGGEELHFSAADAVLERIEMNWRQKILTTISNPNVAYMLLMLGFLGIFLELSQPGVILPGAIGALALLLAFFGLQMLPVNYVGVLLIVAALILFILEIKVQSYGMLTVGGILSMALGSLMLIDSAQPYLQISRAVIVATIAVSTSFFILIVYFVARTQMSRVVSGREGIVGEQGTAVTALSPEGRVFVHGEYWNAVADEPVAEGEPVEVMELLDHMRLHVRRVEPGSR, encoded by the coding sequence ATGGTGCGATTTCAACGGTTTACATTTCTTCTTGGCCTGATGTGCCTGGTGATTTCCGGCCTGGTCCCGTCCGCTGCCCATTGCCGTGAAGGGGACACCCTTTCTGTGTTGCCGGTCGCTGATGTCATCAACCCGGTGGTGGCCGGCTTTGTTCAGGACGAGATCGAGCGCGCCAACCGCCTTGAACGGCGTGCCGTTCTGCTGGAGCTTGATACGCCCGGTGGACTGGACACGTCCATGCGTCAGATCATCCAGTCCATTCTCGGTTCGCGCATCCCCGTAATTGTTTATGTTTACCCCCATGGTGCGCGAGCGGCTTCCGCCGGCGCGTTGATAACGCTGGCCGCAGATTTTGCCGTCATGGCGCCTGGGACCAATCTTGGTGCCGCCACACCGGTTTCACTCACACCTCCCACGGGTGGTGGCGAGCAGGGCGAGGCCATGATGAAAAAGGTGACCAACGATGCGGTTGCCTACGCGCGGAGTCTGGCGGAACAACGCGGCCGCAACCAGGACTGGGCCGAACAGATCGTCACCGAAGGAGTCTCTACCCCGGCCCATGAAGCCCTTGAACTCGGAGTTGTCGATTTTGTTGCGGAAGACGTACAGGAGATGCTGAGTCTTCTCGATGGACGTGTTTACCTTCGGGGAGGAGAAGAGCTGCATTTCAGTGCCGCCGATGCCGTCCTTGAACGGATCGAGATGAACTGGCGACAGAAAATTCTCACGACCATCAGCAACCCCAATGTGGCTTATATGCTGTTGATGCTGGGATTTCTCGGGATATTTCTCGAGCTGTCCCAACCTGGCGTTATTCTCCCCGGCGCTATCGGTGCACTGGCATTGCTGCTGGCTTTTTTCGGCTTGCAGATGCTGCCGGTTAATTACGTCGGTGTGCTGTTGATCGTCGCGGCGCTGATCCTGTTTATCCTCGAAATCAAAGTACAGTCCTACGGCATGTTGACTGTAGGCGGCATTCTGTCCATGGCGCTGGGGTCTCTCATGCTGATCGATTCCGCACAGCCTTATCTGCAGATTTCACGAGCGGTCATTGTGGCGACCATTGCGGTCAGCACCAGCTTCTTTATTCTGATTGTCTATTTTGTTGCGCGTACTCAGATGTCCCGGGTTGTGTCGGGAAGAGAGGGAATTGTCGGCGAGCAGGGCACTGCGGTGACGGCGCTCTCGCCGGAGGGGCGGGTTTTTGTGCATGGTGAATATTGGAACGCGGTGGCAGATGAACCGGTCGCGGAAGGGGAGCCTGTCGAGGTCATGGAGTTGCTGGATCACATGCGCCTGCACGTGCGCCGCGTGGAGCCGGGTTCCAGATAG
- a CDS encoding slipin family protein, translated as MGLPISVFWIVVFALLVALIASAVRVLVEYERGVVFRLGRFSGVKGPGLRFIIPGIDRMVKVSLRTVAMDVPPQDVITKDNVSIKVNAVLYFRVISPDKALIEIENYLYATSQLAQTSLRSVLGQSELDELLAQRDRINLHLQEILDRQTDPWGVKISNVEIKHVDLPVEMQRAMARQAEAERERRSKVIHAEGEFQAAKKLADAAHIISKEKGALQLRFLQTLTEVSAEKNSTIIFPLPMDLLTPFLERSGAEKE; from the coding sequence ATGGGTTTGCCCATCAGTGTTTTCTGGATCGTCGTTTTCGCGCTGCTGGTGGCATTAATTGCCAGTGCGGTGCGGGTCCTGGTCGAGTATGAACGTGGCGTGGTTTTTCGTCTCGGCCGTTTTTCGGGAGTGAAAGGGCCGGGACTGCGCTTTATCATCCCTGGGATTGATCGCATGGTCAAAGTCAGTCTGCGCACCGTAGCGATGGATGTTCCGCCGCAGGACGTGATCACCAAGGATAATGTCTCGATCAAAGTCAACGCGGTGCTTTACTTTCGCGTCATCAGCCCCGACAAGGCGCTGATCGAAATTGAAAACTATCTTTACGCCACCAGTCAGCTGGCGCAGACTTCCCTGCGCAGTGTCCTTGGCCAGTCTGAACTCGATGAGTTGCTGGCTCAACGCGATCGCATCAACCTGCACCTGCAGGAAATTCTCGATCGTCAGACCGATCCCTGGGGGGTCAAGATCAGCAATGTCGAGATCAAGCATGTCGACCTGCCCGTCGAGATGCAGCGTGCCATGGCACGTCAGGCCGAGGCCGAGCGGGAGCGGCGCTCCAAGGTCATTCACGCCGAGGGGGAATTTCAAGCGGCGAAGAAGCTGGCCGATGCGGCACATATCATCTCCAAGGAAAAAGGGGCTCTGCAGCTGAGATTTCTGCAGACTCTGACCGAAGTATCGGCGGAGAAAAATTCGACGATTATTTTCCCGCTGCCCATGGACCTGCTCACGCCGTTTCTTGAGCGGTCGGGTGCCGAAAAAGAGTAG